The DNA window CACAGGCGCTAATTTCATTTTGCTAATCGCTTCGAGTACAGGCCAGCTTTCTCTCAATCGCAGCTTCTCGCCTTCATGGCGTCTGACTGTCCGATGGGCCTTAATGACGTCTATCGAGCTCGCATTGAGCAATGTGCGTCCATAAAGTGTGATTTCGACGCAATGGTTGCGATAAAGACTGCCGATTAAGGGCAGCATTTTTTCTGCAAACTCTTGTCTTTCCTGCCAACTAGATAATAATTCCTGTTCGAACTGCTGATTCATGCAAAGTGCCTTCTAAACATAGTTTGAATGTTGCTATTAATTGTCCAATACCGCGCGTCAACGGCGGCAAAGCTCGCGTTGCGAGGCGCATTCTATGCAATCCATGGAGCTATGCCAAATTGTTGATAAATTTCACTTTTTTATATTTTATTAGGAACGGCGTGATTATGATTGTAATTTATCTACAAATATTGGAAACAAGCGATAATTTTAACAACAAATCTACGTTTTACGCTTTGTGCACGGCTCAGTATAATTACAAAACAAGCGCACAACAAAGAAAGCTATCGTTTATCAACGTCTCTAACGCGCTGTTTACGAATCATTATTTTTTAAAGCAGCTGGCTAAAAAACACAAAAGGCACATTATCAATGTGCCTTTACTTTCAAGTCGTCAGATGTAACAAAATTACATCAAAAAAATTGATTTATTTGATTTTACTCAATCTTCCTGTCCCTTGAAGTTCAAAGATATGGAGTTTACGCAATATCTCTGGCCTGTTGGTTTTGGTCCATCGTCGAAAACATGGCCTAAGTGAGCGTCACAATTCTTACACACTATTTCAGTTCGCTTCATGCCTAACGAATTATCAACCCGATATACAACGTTAGCCTCTTCGCTTTGTTCAAAAAACGAAGGCCAACCGCATCCAGAATCAAACTTTGCGTCCGATGCAAACAAATTTGCTCCGCAGCATTTACATACGTAATTACCGGTCGCCTTATTATCTAGATACTCCCCTGTGTATGGCCTTTCTGTACCGGCCTGACGAGTAACTCTGTATTCTTCTTCGCTTAATTTATCTTTCCAAGGATCACTCATGTTGCTTACCTCTTAGCTCTTGGCTTTTTTTATCTTTTGACAATCACTTGTGGTCGGTCTGGG is part of the Glaciecola nitratireducens FR1064 genome and encodes:
- the msrB gene encoding peptide-methionine (R)-S-oxide reductase MsrB; translated protein: MSDPWKDKLSEEEYRVTRQAGTERPYTGEYLDNKATGNYVCKCCGANLFASDAKFDSGCGWPSFFEQSEEANVVYRVDNSLGMKRTEIVCKNCDAHLGHVFDDGPKPTGQRYCVNSISLNFKGQED